Proteins encoded in a region of the Macaca mulatta isolate MMU2019108-1 chromosome X, T2T-MMU8v2.0, whole genome shotgun sequence genome:
- the MAGEA9B gene encoding melanoma-associated antigen 9: MSLEQRSPHCKPDEDPEAQREDLGLMGAQDPTGEEQEASSSSDEEEEVSAAGSSSPPQSPQGGSSSSTSVYYTLWSQFDEGSSSQEDEGPSTSVDLAHLEFMFQEALKLKVAELVRFLLHKYRVKKPVTKAEMLESVIKNYKHYFPVIFGKASEFMQLIFGTEVKEVDPAGPSYILVTALGLSCDSMLGNDHSMPKAALLIIILGVILTKDNCAPEEVIWEALSVMGVYVGMEHVFYGEPRKLLTQDWVQENYLEYRQVPGSDPAHYEFLWGSKAHAETNYEKVINYLVMVNAREPICYPSLYEEAFGGEQEGV, from the coding sequence ATGTCTCTTGAGCAGAGGAGTCCGCACTGCAAGCCTGATGAAGACCCTGAAGCCCAAAGAGAGGACTTGGGCCTGATGGGTGCACAGGATCCCACAGGCGAGGAGCAGGAGGCTTCCTCCTCCtctgatgaggaggaggaggtgtcTGCTGCTGGGTCATCAAGTCCTCCCCAGAGTCCTCAGGGAggctcttcctcctccacttccGTCTACTACACTTTATGGAGCCAATTCGATGAGGGCTCCAGCAGTCAAGAAGATGAAGGGCCAAGCACCTCGGTCGACCTAGCTCACCTGGAGTTCATGTTCCAAGAAGCACTGAAATTGAAGGTGGCTGAGTTGGTTCGTTTCCTGCTCCACAAATATCGAGTCAAGAAGCCGGTCACAAAGGCAGAAATGCTGGAGAGTGTCATCAAAAATTACAAGCACTACTTTCCTGTAATCTTCGGCAAAGCCTCCGAGTTCATGCAGCTGATCTTTGGCACTGAGGTGAAGGAGGTGGACCCTGCCGGCCCCTCCTACATCCTTGTCACTGCTCTTGGCCTCTCATGCGATAGCATGCTGGGTAATGATCATAGTATGCCCAAGGCTGCCCTCCTGATCATTATCCTGGGTGTGATCTTAACCAAAGACAACTGCGCCCCCGAAGAGGTTATCTGGGAAGCGTTGAGTGTGATGGGGGTGTATGTTGGGATGGAGCACGTTTTCTATGGGGAGCCCAGGAAGCTGCTCACCCAAGATTGGGTGCAGGAAAACTACCTGGAGTACCGGCAGGTGCCCGGCAGTGATCCTGCGCACTATGAGTTCCTGTGGGGTTCAAAGGCCCATGCTGAAACCAACTATGAGAAGGTCATAAATTATTTGGTCATGGTCAATGCAAGAGAGCCCATTTGCTACCCATCCCTTTATGAAGAGGCTTTTGGGGGGGAACAAGAGGGAGTCTGA